A portion of the Streptomyces platensis genome contains these proteins:
- a CDS encoding cytochrome P450: MAADTLFQRITDYAHRADPYPLFAELREHRVARQEDGSYLVGTYHEIEALLHDPRVSSDRRNRTAPDETEAGDAGLPPAFIGLDDPEHHRLRNLAMRSFGPPHTPGRINAMHGEISRIVKDLLAGLEGKKRIDIVDDFAYPLPVTVICRLLGVPIEDEPRFRQWSDAIVTGIDPNPKEDPAERQRAAAEARKTMALYLGDLAEKRREHPSDDMLSAFAAGDDTDGRLTPLEIMATSVLLLIAGHETTVNLITNGMLTLLRHPDQLARLRSDPTLMPRAVEELLRYEPPVQMLPQRTPLADIEVAGVTIPKGAPLILMLASGNRDPERFHDPDRFDPLREDIQHLGFGSGIHSCFGAPLARLEAQIALNALLQHLDTPRLPEDPPPYRRSPVLRGPRHLLVERG; encoded by the coding sequence ATGGCTGCGGACACCTTGTTCCAACGGATCACCGACTACGCCCACCGCGCCGACCCCTATCCGCTCTTCGCCGAACTCCGTGAGCACCGGGTCGCGCGGCAGGAGGACGGCAGCTACCTGGTCGGGACCTACCACGAGATCGAAGCGCTGCTCCACGATCCACGGGTCAGTTCGGACCGCCGCAACCGCACCGCACCGGACGAGACCGAGGCCGGCGACGCAGGACTCCCGCCGGCCTTCATCGGGCTCGACGACCCCGAACACCACCGGCTGCGGAACCTGGCGATGCGGTCCTTCGGCCCGCCCCACACGCCCGGCCGGATCAATGCCATGCACGGCGAAATCAGCCGCATCGTCAAGGACCTCCTCGCCGGCCTGGAGGGCAAGAAACGGATCGACATCGTCGACGACTTCGCCTACCCGCTCCCCGTCACCGTGATCTGCCGTCTGCTGGGCGTACCGATCGAGGACGAGCCGCGGTTCCGCCAGTGGTCGGACGCGATCGTCACCGGCATCGACCCCAACCCCAAGGAGGACCCCGCCGAGCGCCAACGCGCCGCCGCGGAGGCCCGGAAGACGATGGCGCTGTATCTGGGAGACCTCGCCGAGAAGCGCCGCGAGCATCCGTCCGACGACATGCTCTCCGCGTTCGCCGCAGGAGACGACACCGATGGCCGGCTCACCCCGCTCGAAATCATGGCCACCTCCGTGCTGCTGCTGATCGCCGGCCATGAGACCACGGTCAACCTGATCACCAACGGGATGCTCACCCTGCTGCGCCACCCCGACCAGCTGGCACGTCTGCGCAGCGACCCCACACTGATGCCCCGGGCCGTGGAGGAACTGCTGCGCTACGAGCCGCCCGTCCAGATGCTCCCGCAGCGCACCCCGCTGGCCGACATCGAGGTCGCGGGAGTCACCATCCCCAAGGGCGCCCCGCTCATCCTGATGCTCGCCTCCGGCAATCGTGACCCCGAACGGTTCCACGACCCCGACCGCTTCGACCCGCTCCGCGAGGACATCCAGCACCTCGGCTTCGGCAGCGGCATTCACAGCTGCTTCGGCGCCCCGCTCGCCCGTCTGGAGGCCCAGATCGCCCTGAACGCACTCCTCCAGCACCTCGACACACCCCGCCTGCCCGAGGACCCGCCACCGTACCGGCGCAGCCCGGTACTGCGCGGCCCCCGGCACCTCCTCGTCGAGCGCGGCTGA
- a CDS encoding ferredoxin — translation MNVVVDLNRCQGYAQCAFLAPEVFTMHGEESLLYHPVVPDGQLEQVRRAAVACPVQAIVMGEEAGAGAR, via the coding sequence AACGTCGTCGTGGATCTCAATCGCTGTCAGGGCTATGCGCAGTGCGCGTTCCTCGCTCCCGAGGTGTTCACGATGCATGGCGAGGAGTCCCTGCTGTACCACCCGGTCGTGCCGGACGGGCAACTGGAACAGGTGCGCCGGGCGGCCGTGGCGTGCCCGGTGCAGGCCATCGTCATGGGTGAGGAGGCGGGCGCCGGTGCACGGTGA
- a CDS encoding NAD(P)/FAD-dependent oxidoreductase, translating to MHGEPRDGRIVIVGASLTGLRAAEKLREEGFTGSLTLVGEEPQPPYDRPPLSKQVLLGKVPAGHTGLPQRRELDAQWKLGVRATGLDPIEKRVLLADGAEVPFDRLLIATGTRARRWPHPAEGALDGVFTLRTSDEARRLAERLDAGPRRVLVIGAGFTGSEIASACRERGLAVTVAERGPAPLVGALGGTLGALAAKLQRAHGVDLRCGVTVTALEGDGRLTGAQFSDGTRIDADIAVVALGAVRNTEWLVESGLAAGPRGVTCDAGCRAFDMYGIVTDDIFAAGDVARFPHPLFEYQLLSLEHWGNAVAQAEVAAHNMVNPGPRRRPHLTVPAFWSSQFGLNIKSVGVPTFSDQVVIAQGSLKDARLVAVYGYRGRVTAAVSVNQARSLEYYQRLIETAAPFPPAPGAADQIESPDPVPSDVPDPKLLSHGPTVALTGHLPDRRLTVVQPAR from the coding sequence GTGCACGGTGAACCGCGCGACGGCCGGATCGTCATCGTCGGTGCGTCGCTCACAGGGCTGAGGGCTGCCGAGAAGCTGCGCGAGGAGGGCTTCACCGGCTCGCTGACTCTGGTGGGGGAGGAACCGCAGCCCCCTTACGACCGGCCTCCGCTGTCCAAGCAGGTGCTGCTCGGGAAGGTTCCCGCGGGTCACACCGGGCTGCCGCAGCGCCGAGAGCTGGACGCGCAGTGGAAACTCGGGGTGCGTGCCACCGGACTCGACCCGATCGAGAAGCGGGTCCTGCTCGCCGATGGCGCGGAAGTGCCCTTCGACCGGCTGCTGATCGCCACCGGAACCCGCGCCCGGCGCTGGCCCCACCCGGCAGAGGGCGCCTTGGACGGGGTCTTCACTCTGCGCACCAGCGACGAGGCGCGCCGCCTCGCGGAACGCCTGGACGCCGGACCACGGCGGGTCCTGGTCATCGGTGCCGGCTTCACCGGTTCGGAAATCGCCTCCGCCTGCCGGGAACGCGGCCTGGCGGTGACGGTCGCGGAGCGCGGACCGGCACCACTCGTCGGCGCGCTCGGCGGCACACTGGGCGCGCTCGCCGCGAAATTGCAGCGCGCGCACGGTGTCGACCTGCGCTGCGGAGTGACGGTCACCGCCCTGGAGGGCGACGGCCGGCTCACCGGCGCGCAGTTCTCCGACGGCACCCGGATCGACGCCGATATCGCCGTGGTCGCCCTGGGCGCGGTCCGCAACACCGAATGGCTGGTCGAATCGGGACTCGCCGCGGGCCCGCGAGGAGTGACCTGCGACGCCGGGTGCCGCGCCTTCGACATGTACGGGATCGTGACCGACGACATCTTCGCCGCCGGTGACGTCGCCCGGTTCCCGCACCCGCTCTTCGAGTACCAGCTGCTCTCCCTGGAGCACTGGGGCAACGCGGTCGCGCAGGCGGAGGTGGCGGCCCACAACATGGTCAATCCGGGGCCGCGCAGACGCCCGCATCTGACCGTGCCGGCCTTCTGGTCCAGCCAGTTCGGCCTCAACATCAAGTCGGTGGGGGTGCCCACCTTCTCCGACCAGGTGGTCATCGCCCAGGGCTCGCTGAAGGACGCCCGGCTGGTCGCCGTCTACGGCTACCGGGGGCGGGTCACCGCGGCCGTGAGCGTGAATCAGGCCAGGTCACTGGAGTACTACCAGCGGCTGATCGAGACGGCCGCGCCGTTCCCGCCCGCACCGGGAGCCGCCGACCAGATCGAGTCCCCGGACCCCGTCCCCTCCGACGTACCGGACCCGAAGCTGCTCTCGCACGGTCCGACCGTCGCCCTCACCGGTCATCTGCCGGACCGACGCCTGACGGTGGTGCAGCCGGCCCGCTGA